In the Candidatus Tisiphia endosymbiont of Melanophora roralis genome, ACATTACCTATTAAATTTTTTTCAAGCGGTCCAGTGTTTCGTTACGACCGACCACAAGCTGGAAGACAAAGGCAGTTCCATCAAATAAATTTTGAGTATATTGGGGGAGAAGGACCTAGCACCGATGCTGAAACTATCAAGCTTGCATTAGATATTCTTCGGACTTTAGAGATAGATAAAGATACAACTTTAGAAATAAACTCACTGGGTTGTACTGCAACTCGTGCTGTTTACCAACAACAGTTGGTAGAATATTTCAATGATTATAAGTCAGAATTATCAGAAGATAGCCAAAAGCGGCTTATCAAGAATCCAATGCGTATATTAGATTCGAAAGATGAGAATGATAAAAAAATAGTTGCAAATAGTCCACTAATATCTCAATATTATAGCAGTGATGCTACAAAATATTTTGACGATTTACTAAAATACTTAGATTTACTCAATATAAAATATATCATTAATCCAAGACTAGTAAGGGGACTTGACTATTATTGTCATACAGCTTTTGAGTTTACTACTAGCAACCTTGGTAGTCAGTCGACAGTTCTTGCTGGTGGTCGTTATGATGGCTTAAGCAAACTTATGGGAGGTCCTGAAGTAAAAGCCATTGGCTTTGCTGCTGGAATTGAACGCCTTAGCCTAATGAGAGAGTACCACATATCTAAACCTAGACCAGTATTTGTCTTTCCCATTAGCGACAATAATTTAGAATATTGCTTAATTTTAACAAATCAATTGCGTCAAAAAAATATTTCTGTTACCTTAGATAATAACGGCAAAATAGCTAAAAGAATAATACGAGCTAATCTACAAAAGGCTAAATATGCTATTTTTGTTGGCGATAATGAACAAATGAGTAATAATTTAAAATTAAAAGATCTTGATAAACAACAAGAATATCTATTGCAATTTGAACAAATTATGGAATTATTAACTCACCTTACGCATAACCCCCATGGCAATTTAAAAGTCATAGGAAAAACAGCCTAGCGTCTATTAGCGAGGAGATGCGTCGCAGCGACGAAGCAATCTAAGAATGTGGATTGCCACGACACTCACGTGGTCTCGCTAATAGACGTCTTGCAATTTTTAAATGCTATATGTAAGGTGAATTATTAGTTAATGTAAACAAATTATAATTATATATGAGCAAATTTGTACGAGCAGATGGTAGGGTTATATATACTCAGACCAGTCTAACTAAACAACAAAAAGAAGCTATTGGATTACTCTCAATTGGCACGTTCTTAGAGTATTTTGACCTGATGCTTTATGTTCATATGGCTGTACTTCTTAATGAGCTTTTTTTTCCGAAAGCTGATACTCATACTACTTCTCTTCTTTCTGCCATCGCTTTTTGTTCTACATTTGTTGCTCGACCAATTGGAGCTTTGTTATTTGGATGGATAGGTGATAATATAGGACGTAAATCCACTGTTATCATCACAACTTCTATGATGGCTATTTCTTGCATTGTTATGGCTAATTTACCAACTTATGCTCAAATTGATGTCACTACTGCTTGAATAGTTACTATATGTCGTATCGTTCAGGGCATGTCTTCCCTAGGAGAAACAATAGGAGCAGAACTCTATATTACTGAAATAACAAAACCTCCTGTGCAATATCCAGCTGTTTCATTAGTTACACTTTCTTGTAGTTTAGGTAGGATGGCGGCTTTAGCTATTGGCTGTTTGGTTACTGAAAATGGTTTTAATTGGCGTATTGCCTTTTGGATTGGGGCTGGCATTGCCTTAGCTGGGTCTGTAGCTAGGACAACTCTTAGAGAGACCCCAGAATTTGTTGATGCTAAACGTTATTTAAAAAGAATTTTAGATAAGGCTTCAGATAAGGTAAGCATAGATAAAAAACATGTGGAAAGTAATCCAATTTATAACGAAAAAGCTAACCCAAAAACATTATTGACTTTGTTTATGATGAATTGTACACGGCCATTTTGCTTTTACTTTACTTATATTTATTGTGGTAATATCCTTAAAAATTC is a window encoding:
- the hisS gene encoding histidine--tRNA ligase encodes the protein MSDKLQSLRGMKDLLPEDYLIHDYIINTAKHIGGLYGYQAISTPIIEYTKVFDRTLGETSDVISKEIYSFLDKSGNHISLRPEFTAGIIRAFISNNLQQTLPIKFFSSGPVFRYDRPQAGRQRQFHQINFEYIGGEGPSTDAETIKLALDILRTLEIDKDTTLEINSLGCTATRAVYQQQLVEYFNDYKSELSEDSQKRLIKNPMRILDSKDENDKKIVANSPLISQYYSSDATKYFDDLLKYLDLLNIKYIINPRLVRGLDYYCHTAFEFTTSNLGSQSTVLAGGRYDGLSKLMGGPEVKAIGFAAGIERLSLMREYHISKPRPVFVFPISDNNLEYCLILTNQLRQKNISVTLDNNGKIAKRIIRANLQKAKYAIFVGDNEQMSNNLKLKDLDKQQEYLLQFEQIMELLTHLTHNPHGNLKVIGKTA